A portion of the Cyanobacterium sp. T60_A2020_053 genome contains these proteins:
- the gloB gene encoding hydroxyacylglutathione hydrolase, with product MNIIRIPVLSDNYIFIIHDSNTNQVAVVDPAEAEPVLNCIKELNGQLVAIFNTHHHGDHVGGNKELIKAFPNAVVYGGEEDRGRIPHQQVFLQEGDTVEFVGRKGEVFFVPGHTKAHIAYYFPPVEASEAGELFCGDTLFSGGCGRLFEGTPAQMVDSLGKIRSLPDQTRVWCAHEYTLSNLNFAITIESNNLHLQDRYQEVKIARQENKSTIPAWLGNEKMTNPFLRWDSPEIQSAMGFTEPSRVFGRLRGMKDNF from the coding sequence ATGAATATTATCAGAATACCAGTATTATCCGATAACTATATCTTCATAATTCATGATTCTAATACGAATCAAGTGGCAGTAGTTGATCCAGCCGAAGCTGAACCGGTGTTAAACTGTATCAAAGAATTAAATGGTCAATTAGTGGCAATTTTTAACACCCATCACCATGGCGATCATGTGGGCGGTAATAAAGAATTAATCAAGGCTTTTCCTAATGCAGTGGTATATGGTGGCGAGGAGGATAGGGGTAGAATACCCCATCAACAAGTATTTTTGCAAGAAGGAGATACCGTAGAATTTGTCGGGCGCAAAGGAGAAGTTTTTTTTGTACCCGGCCATACCAAAGCGCACATCGCCTATTATTTTCCCCCCGTCGAAGCGTCAGAGGCTGGGGAACTATTTTGCGGAGATACATTGTTTTCGGGGGGTTGTGGGCGCTTGTTTGAAGGCACACCAGCCCAAATGGTGGACTCTTTGGGAAAAATACGCAGTTTACCCGATCAAACTAGGGTATGGTGCGCCCATGAATACACCCTCAGTAACTTAAATTTTGCTATAACCATTGAAAGTAACAATTTACACTTGCAGGATCGCTATCAAGAGGTTAAGATAGCACGTCAAGAAAATAAATCTACTATCCCCGCTTGGTTGGGCAATGAAAAAATGACTAATCCTTTTTTACGATGGGATAGCCCAGAAATTCAGTCTGCTATGGGTTTTACTGAACCTAGTCGAGTTTTCGGGCGCTTACGGGGCATGAAAGACAACTTTTAA
- a CDS encoding ABC transporter ATP-binding protein — MNHNKLLLKYALQFRWLILASLLFGFSGAFFNSIGVTLIIPIVLSILDPTLLDTKNFPPILSKPFSFFDTFEGNTKIALMLGIIICIIVFKNINNILNLLFSSWLSKSLSNRLKYDLLDLLMSVDLDFFQRTKVGTLISNLETESSRTAASVNTAIKMVTISFNLFTFTVILFTISWQLTLITGFLLFLLSLSNQFFVERSKELGRKQRQIARTYSQKLIEILTGIRLVKSMSKEKEEYYNLTNLMNQKQQADLAVEYNSMLISPLNEIGGILIILAIVIIGKVSLGENANTLVPVLLTYLIVLFRAVPLVAQIDNQRNAFANQSSSVEVVNEFLNRQDKPFLPQGNIAFSSLQKEFYFDHVTFTYPGHDKVVLDNIQLSIPQGKVTALVGSSGSGKSTLGDLFVRFYDPTQGKILIDNIDYKKYELKTIRAKMAVVSQDTFLFNNSVRYNVSYGLENIDDNQLINALKQANAYDFVMELPQQLETEIGDRGVLLSGGQKQRIAIARALLRNPELLLLDEATSALDTVSEKVVQEALDNLCQNRTTVVIAHRLSTIQNADQIVALEKGKIQEVGTHEELLAQNGYYAKLYAMQFKNTPSIPQPN; from the coding sequence ATGAATCATAACAAATTACTACTCAAATATGCGCTTCAATTTCGTTGGCTAATTCTCGCAAGTTTATTGTTTGGTTTTTCGGGCGCTTTTTTTAATAGTATTGGTGTTACTCTGATTATCCCTATAGTTTTAAGTATATTAGACCCTACTTTACTGGATACCAAAAATTTTCCTCCCATTTTAAGTAAACCTTTTAGTTTTTTTGATACATTTGAAGGTAATACAAAAATAGCTTTAATGCTAGGGATAATTATTTGTATTATTGTGTTTAAAAACATTAATAATATCTTAAATCTTTTATTTAGCTCATGGTTAAGTAAAAGTTTATCTAACCGTTTAAAATACGACTTATTAGACTTGTTAATGTCAGTGGACTTAGACTTTTTTCAAAGAACAAAAGTTGGCACATTAATTAGTAATTTAGAAACAGAATCATCTCGCACTGCTGCGTCAGTTAATACCGCCATTAAAATGGTTACTATTTCTTTTAATTTATTCACTTTTACAGTGATACTTTTCACTATTTCGTGGCAATTAACATTAATTACGGGTTTTTTATTATTTTTACTGAGCTTAAGTAATCAATTTTTTGTAGAAAGGTCAAAAGAATTAGGTAGAAAACAAAGACAAATTGCTCGTACTTATTCTCAAAAATTAATCGAAATATTAACAGGAATTAGATTAGTTAAATCCATGAGCAAAGAAAAGGAAGAGTATTATAATTTAACCAATTTAATGAATCAAAAACAACAGGCAGATTTAGCAGTTGAATACAATAGTATGCTTATTTCTCCATTGAATGAAATAGGAGGGATATTGATTATCTTAGCCATTGTAATTATTGGAAAAGTTAGCCTTGGCGAAAATGCTAATACTTTAGTACCAGTATTGTTAACTTATTTAATAGTGTTATTTCGTGCCGTGCCGTTGGTCGCTCAAATCGATAATCAACGTAACGCTTTTGCCAATCAATCTAGTAGTGTTGAGGTGGTTAATGAATTTTTAAATCGTCAAGATAAACCCTTTTTACCACAAGGTAATATTGCTTTTTCTTCCCTTCAAAAAGAATTTTATTTTGACCATGTCACCTTTACATATCCGGGGCATGATAAAGTAGTTTTAGATAATATTCAATTATCAATTCCTCAAGGAAAAGTAACAGCTTTAGTAGGCTCATCTGGTTCGGGAAAATCAACTTTAGGGGATTTATTTGTTAGATTTTATGATCCCACCCAAGGAAAAATTTTAATTGATAATATTGATTATAAAAAATATGAGTTAAAAACTATTAGAGCAAAAATGGCAGTAGTAAGTCAAGACACTTTTTTGTTTAATAATAGTGTCCGTTACAATGTTTCTTATGGTTTAGAAAATATTGATGATAATCAATTAATTAATGCATTAAAACAAGCCAATGCTTATGATTTTGTGATGGAATTACCTCAACAATTAGAAACAGAAATAGGAGATAGAGGTGTATTATTATCAGGAGGGCAAAAACAACGTATCGCCATCGCTAGAGCATTATTACGTAATCCTGAGTTATTGTTGCTAGATGAAGCCACCAGCGCCCTCGACACCGTTTCTGAAAAAGTCGTGCAGGAAGCCCTAGATAACTTGTGTCAAAATCGCACTACGGTAGTTATTGCCCATCGTCTTTCTACCATCCAAAATGCTGATCAAATTGTGGCATTAGAAAAAGGTAAAATTCAAGAAGTCGGTACTCATGAAGAATTACTAGCACAAAATGGTTATTATGCCAAACTTTATGCTATGCAATTTAAAAATACTCCTTCTATTCCCCAGCCAAATTAA
- a CDS encoding choice-of-anchor L domain-containing protein produces MNKKVNLLLTVISGLLFNHHTSALAQEIKIDGTTATIITREGQQITIDGTSLSRDGQNLFHSFQEFGLSQDQIATFLTNPNIQNILTRVTGGNVSQLNGLMEVMGGNSNLFFLNPAGIVFGDNFSLNVPADFTATTATGIGFGEETFSALHPNNYDNLLGNPSSFIFNQDNIGSIVNKGDLSLATGQNLTLIGGNVINTGKITTPSGNILIQAIEGTSRIKITPEGSLLSLELNIPQDEQGNLLGFTPQDLPTLLTGEKVTINNTEIPTGQGNAIVNNSLNADGVETGGSVTVLGKNVGLLGANLSAQGETGGSVKLGGDWQGKGNLPTSAVTVMDSDSTINVDGSQQGGTVVLWSKENTQFYGNISARNGGKVETSSALHLSALGSVLAGEWLLDPSNIVINRTEDGSIDGNFDGGNPNLFQPTADNSFVDATQIENSLNEGVSVTITTASEALAEGNITVETDINVTQEGEIVPTLSLIADNDIIFKNNFLGGGALNVALTAGGDIKGADLEISSNNGSINIISGGGINIDNLDSSSLLSGGNGGNINLETGGNILITSLTTSSDDPINSNGGNLSISSGGNVALGGIFTGGAISSGDITITGSNILLSGAVADLPSIPQDNSAPNPTEGAGDITITGGDTIVLSGLFGKSLTVSGNLALVTLKDNPQLAPFFPNGGLNAVAIIDGKIITSGNQTVSGNLFLGNDFAFQGNNLTFNQINSANINIPVNPEDSAETTISNAFGVLATLPIQTNANPRNLLLDSAGLINFNADVGRQNPLNTLTIADSQKVNLGNDLISVNDILINAPLALSGNILMDSQQGSITVTEDTTVEAGSNITLSATEDLTLNNVTVIPASEVDETRNDGANSNNNLTVTASNDAQQLADAIVGEGVDVTEAKFTGADTSAGSFSGGSGVGLGIDTGIILSTGNVNDAVGANTEGGKTTDNLTPGDVDLNGLITEGLTQDASVLEITFETEGGNLFVNYIFASEEYNEFVNSSFNDVFGFFLNGRNIAVVPNTNQPVTVNTINNGNPSGVDATNPQLFNDNTINPETGLSPFNLEFDGFTNTLTAQTGNLEPGSYTIKFAIADVSDTALDSAVFIQGSSFGDTRVLGGNTGGLANINLESRQGSVITNNLNLAGVRGADLNINAGNNVLVNTINARGSDGRGGIVDIRTGNLFQATGVLPESNVSISTVGTESGDLVKIQYGGLNDNNLPVPFQVTGEDIINGTKGNIETSRLNISDEVFPFTSIQENVSIISQSPSVEAPVETPIDPREELLTEGKIFPNPTNNESPSSTNLDPNANYTPNLAVTTIEGAQGILQDLATETGVKSSFIHVTFTPANYNPATADDDLARREALKTQEFEAVGVDTPDIATFLRPDSAPSDRLDILMITPDGKPLRVVVPVSREEVVQTATDLWANVSNAFDLNDDYLPDAQKLYSWLVEPLEELLTAQEIENLVYLLPGDIRFVPLAALHDAKSGQFLVEKYSSGLAPSINLNDNRYRSIKDRNLLAMGASEFANPEVVPLPAAGLELPTVQTVWQNNPNVSRLDSSNFTLDNVRASLNQSYGIVHFATHGEFNPDDLSQSYIQLYDSRLNINELRTLNLGNLDVDLLVLSACNTAFGNELAELGFAGLAVQAGVRSALGSVWQVSDTGTLALMTEFYQQLQNQTIKAEALRQAQLSMLTGDTAKSADGEIITTSNKEISLADLPPVSRQGEDFSHPFYWAPFTMIGNPW; encoded by the coding sequence ATGAATAAAAAAGTAAATTTACTGCTAACAGTAATCTCAGGCTTACTTTTTAACCATCATACCAGCGCCCTCGCCCAAGAAATAAAAATTGATGGTACAACTGCCACCATCATCACCAGAGAAGGACAGCAAATCACCATTGATGGTACAAGTTTATCAAGGGATGGTCAAAATTTATTCCATAGTTTCCAAGAATTTGGTTTAAGTCAAGATCAAATCGCTACATTCTTGACTAATCCTAATATTCAAAATATTTTAACTCGTGTAACCGGTGGCAATGTTTCCCAACTTAATGGGTTGATGGAAGTTATGGGCGGTAACTCTAATCTCTTTTTTCTCAATCCTGCTGGTATTGTTTTTGGGGATAATTTTAGTTTAAATGTACCAGCAGATTTTACCGCTACCACTGCCACAGGTATCGGTTTTGGTGAAGAAACCTTTAGCGCCCTCCACCCCAACAATTACGATAATTTGTTAGGTAATCCTAGCAGTTTTATTTTTAATCAAGATAATATCGGTAGCATCGTCAACAAAGGTGATTTATCTTTAGCCACAGGGCAAAATTTAACTCTTATCGGTGGCAATGTTATCAATACCGGAAAAATCACCACCCCATCAGGAAATATTCTCATACAAGCCATTGAAGGCACATCAAGGATAAAAATAACCCCTGAAGGCAGTTTACTGAGCTTAGAGCTTAATATACCGCAAGATGAGCAAGGAAATTTATTAGGGTTCACCCCCCAAGATTTGCCCACTTTATTGACGGGGGAGAAAGTTACTATTAATAATACAGAAATACCAACAGGGCAGGGCAACGCCATTGTTAATAATAGTTTGAATGCTGACGGAGTAGAGACGGGAGGAAGCGTAACAGTTTTAGGGAAAAATGTCGGTTTATTGGGTGCAAATCTTTCCGCACAAGGGGAAACGGGGGGAAGTGTCAAACTTGGTGGCGATTGGCAAGGTAAAGGAAATTTACCCACCTCAGCGGTTACTGTGATGGATAGTGACTCGACTATTAATGTGGATGGTAGTCAACAGGGGGGAACTGTTGTATTATGGTCAAAGGAAAATACCCAATTTTATGGCAATATTAGCGCCCGAAATGGTGGTAAAGTGGAGACATCCAGCGCCCTCCACCTTTCTGCATTAGGATCAGTTTTAGCAGGGGAATGGTTGTTAGACCCCTCAAATATTGTTATTAATAGAACAGAAGATGGTAGTATTGACGGTAATTTTGACGGTGGTAATCCTAATTTATTTCAACCCACAGCAGATAATTCCTTTGTGGATGCCACACAAATTGAAAATTCTTTAAATGAAGGGGTAAGCGTCACCATTACTACCGCCTCGGAAGCATTGGCAGAAGGTAATATCACCGTAGAAACTGATATTAATGTCACTCAGGAAGGAGAAATAGTGCCGACTTTGAGTCTCATTGCTGATAATGACATTATTTTCAAGAATAACTTTTTGGGGGGAGGGGCGCTTAATGTTGCTTTAACAGCAGGGGGAGATATAAAAGGCGCAGATTTAGAAATCTCTAGTAATAACGGTAGTATTAACATTATCAGTGGTGGCGGTATAAATATTGATAATCTTGATAGTTCATCTTTATTAAGCGGTGGCAATGGCGGTAATATTAACCTTGAAACTGGGGGAAATATTCTGATAACCAGTTTAACCACAAGTTCAGATGATCCGATTAATAGTAACGGTGGTAATTTAAGTATTAGTAGCGGTGGTAATGTGGCATTAGGAGGAATTTTTACAGGAGGTGCGATTTCCTCTGGTGATATAACCATCACAGGGAGTAATATTCTTCTCAGTGGTGCGGTGGCTGATTTACCCTCTATTCCTCAAGATAATAGCGCACCTAACCCCACGGAGGGCGCTGGGGATATTACCATCACGGGAGGTGATACTATTGTTTTATCTGGTTTATTTGGTAAATCTTTAACGGTTTCGGGTAATTTAGCCTTAGTTACTTTGAAAGATAACCCTCAATTAGCGCCCTTCTTCCCAAATGGTGGCTTAAATGCGGTGGCAATCATTGACGGTAAAATTATCACAAGCGGGAATCAAACCGTTAGCGGTAATCTTTTCTTAGGTAATGATTTTGCTTTTCAAGGTAATAACTTAACTTTCAATCAAATTAACTCAGCTAATATCAATATTCCTGTTAATCCAGAAGATAGCGCAGAAACAACCATTAGTAATGCCTTTGGGGTGTTAGCGACTTTACCTATTCAAACCAATGCCAACCCTCGTAATTTACTGCTAGATAGTGCTGGATTAATTAACTTTAATGCAGATGTGGGGCGCCAAAATCCTCTCAATACTTTAACAATCGCTGATAGTCAAAAAGTTAATTTGGGCAATGATTTAATTAGTGTCAATGATATTCTAATTAACGCGCCCCTCGCCCTATCAGGTAACATATTGATGGATTCTCAACAGGGTAGTATTACTGTAACAGAAGACACCACAGTAGAAGCTGGTAGTAATATTACTCTTTCCGCTACGGAAGACTTAACCTTAAATAATGTTACCGTGATTCCTGCTTCGGAAGTTGATGAAACAAGAAATGACGGCGCTAATAGTAATAATAATTTAACTGTCACCGCTTCTAATGATGCCCAACAGTTAGCTGATGCCATTGTGGGAGAAGGTGTTGACGTCACAGAGGCTAAATTTACGGGCGCTGATACTTCTGCTGGTAGTTTTAGCGGTGGCAGTGGTGTAGGTTTGGGTATTGATACGGGGATTATCCTTTCTACGGGTAATGTTAATGATGCGGTGGGCGCTAATACAGAAGGCGGTAAAACTACTGATAATTTAACTCCCGGAGATGTGGACTTGAATGGTTTAATTACGGAAGGTTTAACTCAGGATGCTTCAGTATTAGAGATTACCTTCGAGACGGAAGGGGGAAATTTATTTGTTAACTATATTTTTGCTTCAGAAGAATATAACGAGTTTGTTAATAGTAGTTTTAATGATGTATTTGGTTTCTTTCTCAACGGTAGAAATATTGCTGTAGTGCCGAATACTAATCAACCAGTGACAGTGAATACTATTAATAATGGTAATCCATCGGGGGTTGATGCCACTAATCCACAGTTATTCAATGATAATACTATCAATCCAGAAACGGGACTCTCTCCTTTTAACTTAGAGTTTGATGGTTTTACCAATACTTTAACCGCTCAAACGGGGAATCTTGAACCGGGTAGCTATACCATTAAATTTGCCATCGCTGATGTGAGTGACACTGCATTAGATTCGGCGGTATTTATTCAAGGTAGTTCTTTTGGTGATACTCGTGTACTGGGTGGCAATACGGGAGGTTTAGCTAATATTAACCTCGAAAGTCGTCAAGGTTCAGTTATTACCAATAACCTTAACTTAGCTGGGGTGAGGGGCGCTGATCTTAATATTAATGCTGGTAACAATGTTTTAGTTAATACTATCAATGCGCGCGGAAGTGACGGTAGAGGGGGAATTGTGGATATTCGCACTGGTAATTTATTCCAAGCTACGGGGGTATTACCTGAATCAAATGTGAGTATTTCTACGGTAGGGACAGAATCGGGAGATTTAGTTAAAATTCAATATGGTGGTTTAAATGATAATAATTTACCTGTGCCTTTTCAGGTGACTGGTGAGGATATTATTAATGGCACTAAAGGCAATATCGAAACTTCTCGCCTCAATATTTCTGATGAGGTTTTCCCTTTTACTTCTATTCAAGAAAATGTTAGTATTATATCTCAGTCTCCTTCTGTAGAAGCTCCCGTAGAAACTCCTATCGATCCTAGAGAGGAATTATTAACAGAAGGGAAAATATTTCCTAACCCCACTAATAACGAATCACCTTCTAGCACAAATCTTGATCCCAATGCCAATTATACGCCCAATCTAGCGGTAACAACTATTGAGGGCGCTCAAGGAATTTTACAGGATTTGGCCACAGAAACGGGGGTTAAAAGTAGCTTTATTCATGTCACCTTTACTCCGGCTAACTATAATCCTGCCACAGCCGATGATGATTTGGCACGGCGAGAGGCGCTGAAAACTCAAGAATTTGAAGCGGTAGGGGTTGACACTCCTGATATTGCTACTTTTTTGCGCCCAGATAGCGCCCCTAGCGATCGTCTGGATATTCTCATGATTACCCCAGATGGTAAACCGTTAAGGGTAGTTGTGCCTGTTAGCCGTGAGGAAGTGGTGCAAACTGCTACGGATTTATGGGCCAATGTTTCTAATGCTTTTGATTTGAATGATGATTATTTGCCAGACGCTCAAAAGTTATATAGCTGGTTAGTGGAACCTTTGGAGGAGTTACTGACAGCGCAGGAAATAGAAAATTTGGTATATTTATTACCCGGGGATATTCGTTTTGTACCTTTGGCGGCACTTCATGATGCCAAGAGTGGTCAATTTTTGGTGGAAAAATACAGTAGTGGTTTAGCACCAAGTATTAATCTTAATGATAACCGTTACCGTAGCATCAAAGACCGTAATTTACTGGCCATGGGCGCTTCTGAGTTTGCTAATCCTGAAGTTGTACCTTTACCGGCGGCTGGACTAGAATTACCTACGGTGCAGACTGTTTGGCAAAATAATCCTAATGTTTCCCGATTGGATAGTAGTAATTTTACTTTAGATAATGTTCGTGCTAGTTTGAATCAGAGTTATGGTATCGTACATTTTGCGACTCATGGGGAGTTTAACCCTGATGATTTGAGTCAAAGTTATATTCAATTATATGATTCTCGTCTCAATATCAATGAGTTACGCACTTTAAATCTAGGTAATTTGGACGTTGATTTATTGGTGTTAAGTGCTTGTAATACTGCTTTTGGTAATGAGTTGGCTGAGTTGGGTTTTGCTGGTTTGGCTGTACAAGCTGGGGTGCGGAGTGCGCTGGGTAGTGTGTGGCAAGTCAGTGATACTGGCACTTTGGCTTTAATGACGGAATTTTATCAACAATTACAAAATCAAACTATTAAGGCGGAAGCGTTACGTCAAGCCCAACTGAGTATGTTAACAGGTGATACGGCTAAATCTGCTGATGGTGAAATTATTACTACTTCAAATAAAGAGATTTCTTTGGCTGATTTACCGCCAGTGTCTCGACAAGGGGAGGATTTTTCTCATCCTTTTTATTGGGCGCCCTTCACCATGATTGGTAATCCTTGGTAA
- a CDS encoding glycosyltransferase family 4 protein: MNTNKNNSDLKISIIVSDLSSKGSGRWGGGVRPFLIAEALTRLGYQVRIFGLGFDSETPRFSTKIPITYIPCDYYSNLFGASKELLSCIDGDIIYAVKLKVSSFGIGIIKKLLARKPLILDIDDWEMSWYGGDDWRLGLNPLKFMKEVIKGDGKLRNPDHPFYLRRLEKFTSYADAITTHNLFLQKRFGGIYIPQGKDLQLFNPANYNQKTVKEKYGLQDYRVLMFPGAPRPYKGVEDVLRALDILNEEDLRLVIVGGSPYDDYDQYLQEKWAKWLIYLPPQPFEMMPEMVTGADIMVIPQRDTLETIAQFPLKLTDAMTMAKPILATKVGDIPELLQDTGYLVEPESPSAIAETIQNIFNDYATALNKGLQARERYFMYFSLEQMEFMLQQVIDSVIT, translated from the coding sequence GTGAATACCAACAAAAATAATTCTGATTTAAAAATTTCCATTATCGTCAGTGACTTATCCAGTAAAGGTTCTGGGCGCTGGGGCGGTGGCGTGCGCCCATTTTTGATCGCTGAAGCATTAACCAGATTAGGCTATCAAGTAAGAATTTTTGGCTTAGGTTTTGACAGCGAAACTCCTCGTTTTTCCACGAAAATTCCCATTACTTATATTCCTTGTGACTATTACTCCAATCTTTTTGGAGCTAGTAAAGAGTTACTAAGTTGTATTGATGGGGATATTATTTATGCTGTTAAGTTGAAAGTGAGTAGTTTTGGCATCGGTATTATTAAAAAACTTTTGGCGCGCAAACCGTTAATTTTAGACATTGATGACTGGGAAATGAGTTGGTATGGGGGAGATGACTGGCGCTTAGGTTTAAATCCCCTAAAATTCATGAAGGAAGTTATTAAAGGAGATGGTAAACTAAGAAATCCTGACCATCCATTCTACTTGAGACGGTTAGAAAAATTTACCAGTTATGCCGATGCCATTACTACCCATAATCTCTTTTTACAAAAACGTTTCGGGGGCATTTATATTCCCCAAGGGAAGGATTTACAGTTATTTAACCCAGCTAATTATAATCAAAAAACCGTTAAAGAAAAATACGGTTTACAAGATTATCGGGTGTTGATGTTTCCCGGCGCCCCTCGCCCCTACAAAGGTGTTGAGGATGTGTTGAGGGCGCTGGATATACTCAATGAAGAAGATTTACGCCTTGTCATTGTAGGCGGTAGCCCCTATGATGATTATGATCAATATTTACAAGAAAAATGGGCAAAATGGTTAATTTATCTGCCTCCGCAACCCTTCGAGATGATGCCCGAAATGGTGACGGGCGCTGATATTATGGTGATACCCCAACGGGATACCCTTGAAACTATTGCTCAATTTCCGTTAAAATTGACCGATGCCATGACTATGGCTAAACCGATTCTAGCCACTAAAGTAGGTGATATTCCTGAATTATTGCAGGATACAGGATATTTAGTTGAACCTGAATCACCCTCAGCTATAGCTGAAACTATCCAGAATATTTTTAACGATTATGCCACAGCCTTGAATAAAGGATTACAAGCTAGAGAACGCTATTTTATGTATTTTAGCTTAGAGCAAATGGAATTTATGTTACAACAAGTGATCGATTCCGTCATAACTTAA